AATGCAGCCAAACTCGCGTTTGCAAGGTATGATTCAAGCGCTTGAGCTTTATGATATACCGCCAGCTTGGCTGCCTGATGATGTGTTTAGTGGCTGGATAGCAGGCATGCTGCCGACAGATTTGGCAACACAGCTGGTCTTGATTCCAGAAGAAGTGAATTTACAAGCGTTTGAGCAAATCCTGACTTTTTAATCGCAATACTTTCCATGGTAAAATCCCTTTTTATTATTCAAATATCTATATAGTTGAGTCACTTTAGAATCGACTCTAGCAAACGATTGGACACGAGTATGGCAACTTTATATCAATTACATAGCAGCATGGATACGCTCAGACGCATCACAGAACAAATGGCATTGTCGTGGCAGGCGGGCGACAGTATCCTTTTATTGGGTACGACCGTCGCGTATATAGATTGGCTCAATGCATATTTGGCTGATATCGAAAACATGGAGATAGAAACCATTGCCGGTATTTACGCCCTGGCCGATGATGTGGCACAGTTGCACGAAAACACAGTCGCGAAACTCAATCTGGCGGCGAAGCTCACTGCTATTTTAAGCGATTCAGAATGGGTGGCAATGACCCAAGACAGTCGCTTTGATAAAGTGGTGACGATTACCTTATGAGTACTCCCACTGACTCCACCTTATCATCGCCGAACGTAATCAATGCGGCGTTAGACCAAGATGGGCATTTATGCGACCACACCATCTGGACGCCTGCTATCGCGCAGCAGCTTGCCAATACGCTGAATGTCGATTTAGATACTGAGCGTTTAGCAGTATTGCAGCACGTGCGCGCATTTTTTGTAAGATTCAATCACGCACCGGCCACGCGTCCGCTGATTAAGTGGCTGCAGCAAACCTTGCCTGATTATGATATCAGCAATCAAAAGTTGCAGCAGCTATTTAATACCGGTTTGGTCGCTCGCCATGTCAATCGCCTTGCTGGCTTACCCAAACCGCCTAACTGCTTATAGTACCGCCTAACTGCTGATAGTAACCTCAAATGAAAAGGCCGATAAATAACTTTATTTATCGGCCTTCAATAACTTTTCTATAGTAGAAATACTATTTAGGGTCGTAGACAGTCAGTGTCTCATAGCCGATACTGCGACCTTCATCACCGCTAAAGCCTTGTTGTCGCCACACCTCATATAAGCATATTGCCACGCTATTAGAGAGATTCAAACTGCGCGAATCTGCCAGCATCGGTAGTCGCAGCCAGTTATCAGCGCCAATATCTTCACGAATATCATCTGCCAATCCCGCCGTTTCTGAGCCAAAAACCATGGCTACGTTATTTCCAGAAAACTCACTGCCCGACTCTGCAGTCTCTTGCCCGCCAAAATCATAATCATAAAAGGGTTTGCTTAATTTGGTCGTCAATGCCGTGATGGTATGACAATCAGCATCTTGCAATGCTTGTTTTGCCACCGACCAATCATCGTGTACTTGCAGATGGGCATACTCATGATAATCCAATCCTGCACGGCGCAATTTTTTATCATCCAGCTCAAACCCTAACGGTTTGACCAAATGCAGCTGCGCCCCACTATTGGCACACAGACGAATGATATTGCCCGTGTTACTGGGCATTTTTGGCGCTACCAGCACGATATGAATGGTCATACTCTCTCCGTAATTGGTGCTAAGTTTATTGTTTAAGCTTATATATCAGAGGTAATCAAAAGTTACAGTTTACTGCCAATAATTACATTTTGATACTGGGCACTGATTTTAACTTTGATTATGATGGCTGTAACGGACAAGGGGATCATATAAAAACATTGTCATTGTCTGTTGTCATCTG
This window of the Psychrobacter arcticus 273-4 genome carries:
- a CDS encoding tRNA (cytidine(34)-2'-O)-methyltransferase; the encoded protein is MTIHIVLVAPKMPSNTGNIIRLCANSGAQLHLVKPLGFELDDKKLRRAGLDYHEYAHLQVHDDWSVAKQALQDADCHTITALTTKLSKPFYDYDFGGQETAESGSEFSGNNVAMVFGSETAGLADDIREDIGADNWLRLPMLADSRSLNLSNSVAICLYEVWRQQGFSGDEGRSIGYETLTVYDPK
- a CDS encoding TusE/DsrC/DsvC family sulfur relay protein — protein: MSTPTDSTLSSPNVINAALDQDGHLCDHTIWTPAIAQQLANTLNVDLDTERLAVLQHVRAFFVRFNHAPATRPLIKWLQQTLPDYDISNQKLQQLFNTGLVARHVNRLAGLPKPPNCL